The following nucleotide sequence is from Paucidesulfovibrio longus DSM 6739.
TGATGGCGATGCGCTCGGCAGCGGTCACGGGGAGCTTGCGGCCCTTGATGGGCAGCAGGATGAACGGTGCGCCGAACCGGGCGCAGAGCGGTCCCAGCTCGGCCATGCGGCCCGGATCGCCGCTGATGGAGTTGACCAGGGGCGAGCCCGGATAGCTCCAGAGCGCCTCGGCCACGGCCGCCGGGTTGGAGGAGTCGATGCACAGGGGCGTGGTGAAGCGGCCCACCAGGGTCTTGACCAGTCCGGGCAGGGTCACGGTCTCGTCCACCATGGCCGCGCCCACGTTCACGTCCAGCACGGGCGCGCCCAGCTCGATCTGCTCCGAGGCGAGGCGCAGGGCCTCGTCCTGGAGCCCCTGCTGCAACTCGGCGATGAGCTGCTGCTTGCCCGTGGGGTTGATGCGCTCGCCGATGAGCACTGCGGGGTGGCCGCCGCCCAGGGGCACGCCCGCCCCGCGCGAGGTCAGGACCACGGCGCGGTCCTCCGGCTCCGGGCGGTTCCAGGCGCGGCCCGCGCAGCGCGAATGCAGCGCGCGGATGTGGTCCGGCCCGGTGCCGCAGCAGCCCCCGGCGAACTTGGCGCCCAGCTCGAAGAAGCGCGCGGACTGCTCGGCAAAGACGTCCGGCCCCAGGCGGAACACGGTCTTGCCGTCCGCGTCCAGCTCGGGCAGGCCCGCGTTGGCCGCGACGTAGAGCGGGGTGGAAAGCCGCCGCAGCATGGACTCGACCACGCCCGCGAGCTGTTCCGGCCCGGCCGAACAGTTGGTGGCCACGAGGTCCGCGCCCATGTTCTGCATGGTGTCGATGAAGTGCAGGGGGGCGGTGCCGGTGAGGCTGTTGGCCCCCTCGAAGGTCATGGACACGCCCACGGGCAGGTCGCAGACCTCGCGGGCCGCGATGACCACGGCGCGCGCCTCGGCCAGATCGAAATGCGTTTCGCCGAGAATCAGGTCGGCCCCGCCGTCCACGCAGCCCTTGATCTGCTGCTTGAAGACCTCCACCAGCTCACGGAAGGTCAGCTCGCCCAGCGGCTCGCAGAAATGCCCGGTGGGTCCGATGCTGGCGGCCACGAAGGCGTTGTCCCCGGCGGCCTTCCGGGCCAGGGCGCACATGGCCCGGTTCAGCTCGTAGGCGTCGGCGTCCAGGCCGAGCTTGAGCCGCGAGCCGCCGAAGGTGTTCGTGGTCAGGATTTCGGCTCCGGCGGCGAGATAATCGCGATGCACCTGGAGCACCGGGTCGGGAGTCTTCAGGCCGAACAGCTCCGGCGACATGCCTGCGGGCAGCCCGCGCTGCTGGAGCAGCGTTCCGTAGCCGCCGTCGAAGAAATGCACCTTGTCGTCGTTGAGAAGCTTGCGAAAGTCCGGCATCTGAATCTCCCGGCGGCGGTTGCCGCCTCACCCGGTTCCGGTCCTGGTCCGGGGCTTGGTCGGCGCGGGCGTGCGAGGCCCGCGCATGATT
It contains:
- a CDS encoding homocysteine S-methyltransferase family protein translates to MPDFRKLLNDDKVHFFDGGYGTLLQQRGLPAGMSPELFGLKTPDPVLQVHRDYLAAGAEILTTNTFGGSRLKLGLDADAYELNRAMCALARKAAGDNAFVAASIGPTGHFCEPLGELTFRELVEVFKQQIKGCVDGGADLILGETHFDLAEARAVVIAAREVCDLPVGVSMTFEGANSLTGTAPLHFIDTMQNMGADLVATNCSAGPEQLAGVVESMLRRLSTPLYVAANAGLPELDADGKTVFRLGPDVFAEQSARFFELGAKFAGGCCGTGPDHIRALHSRCAGRAWNRPEPEDRAVVLTSRGAGVPLGGGHPAVLIGERINPTGKQQLIAELQQGLQDEALRLASEQIELGAPVLDVNVGAAMVDETVTLPGLVKTLVGRFTTPLCIDSSNPAAVAEALWSYPGSPLVNSISGDPGRMAELGPLCARFGAPFILLPIKGRKLPVTAAERIAIIEEMLDEAESLGVPRRLAVVDGLALTVSSKPEAARATLETIRYCTEKLGLATTLGLSNISFGLPARELLNSTFLGMCLCSGLASFIANPGSARLREALAASEVLLNRDPQAGRFIAGYAEWKPAGGGAPAAGSAGSAGGGAGSVPDADPLHAAVVRGELNRITALVQAELDKGAEPFSLVDGRLIPAIMEVGEKYERKEYFLPQLIQSAETLQTAFKLLKPLLEKDGAGKDKPRVVMATVEGDIHDIGKNIVCLMLRNHGFEVVDLGKDVPAERIVEAARAEGAKLVGLSALMTTTMVRMEDTIKLLKEQGLDDVRVMIGGAVVTEAFAEAIGAHGFSTDAVSAVKLAKRLMN